The genome window GAGGGCGCCCCCATCATCAGGCTGACGAACAACATCATCGCCATGGCCCTGAAAAAGGGTGCCAGCGATATCCACATCGAACCCATGGAGCGCGGGCTGCGCGTGCGGTACCGCATCGACGGCGTGCTGCGCGAGGAGATGATGCTCCCGAAGAAGGTACAGCTGCCGCTTATCAGCAGGGTGAAGATCATATCGAAACTGGATATCACCGAACGCCGTCTTCCCCAGGATGGCCGGATCACCATCAAGCTCGGCAGCAAGTCCGTCGATTTCCGTGTCTCCACCGTGCCGACGAAGTTCGGCGAAAAGATCTGTACAAGGATCCTCGACAAGACGAACACGACGATGGGTCTCGACAAGCTCATCTCCCACGTGCCTGTCCTCGAGCTTGTCCGCGACATGATCAAGAAGCCCTACGGTATCATCTACGTCACGGGTCCGACGGGGTCGGGAAAGAGCACGACTCTTTACAGCTCGCTCGCCGAGATCAACGACATAGGTGTCAACATATCCACGGTCGAAGACCCTGTCGAGTATGATCTCGAGGGTGTCAACCAGGTCCAGGTGAACTCCGACATCGGGCTCGACTTCGCGCGGGTCTTGAGGGCCTTCCTGAGGCAGGACCCGGACATCATTCTCGTCGGCGAGACGCGTGACACGGAGACGGCGAAGATCGCCGTCGAGGCGGCTCTCACGGGTCACCTCGTTTTCACGACCCTCCACGCGAACGACGCCCCGAGCACCTTTATGCGTCTCTCAGAAATGGGCATCGAGCCCTTTCTCATCTCCACCTCCGTCATCGGCATCGTCGCTCAGCGTCTTGTGCGCAGGATCTGTGGCAAGTGCAAGGAAGCCTACCAGCCCGATCCCATGATACTGAAATACCTCGACCTCGACGAAGGCACCACACTGTACAAGGGAAAGGGATGTGACGTGTGCGGGGGAACGGGATACAAGGGAAGGGTCGGAGTCTACGAGGTCCTCATCGTCAACGAGGAACTGAGACATCTCATCGCGGAAGGGGCCGACACGCTGGCCGTCCGGGACGCGGCGATAAGAAGCGGCATGAAGGCCCTGAAGGAATACTGCCTCATCCTTCTCAGTGAAGGGCTGACCACCGTTGACGAAGTCCTCCGGACGGTCGCGGTCCAGAATTGATCCGAACGCCACTCGTCAGATCAAAGACCGTCTCACGCATTCTGCGGTCCATTCTGGCGTTGTTCACACTGCTCCTCATCTTTCTCATCTTCTATTCTTACCAGGAGGGCGCGTGGAAAGAGATCGTCGCCTACTATCGTTTTTTCTTCGACTACAAGAAACTGCGCCTCTTCATCCTCTCCTTCGGACCCTTCGCCGCCGTCGCCTTCATCGTTATTCAATCCCTCCAGGTTGTTTTCGCCCCGGTGCCGGGTGAGATAACAGGGTTCGTCGGAGGCCTCATTTTCGGCAACACCTGGGGAGCGATCCTCTCCACGATCGGCCTTACCCTCGGCTCGCTCGGAGCTTTCGCGATATCGAGGATGCTCGGGTTGCGGTTCGTGGAGAAGGTCGTCAAGAAGGCATACATAGACAAGTTCAATTTCTTCGTCACTCACAAAGGACTGAATGTGTCCTTCATTCTCTTTCTCATTCCCGGCTTTCCAAAGGATTCGCTGTGCTATCTCCTGGGGTTGACCCGCATGAGGCTTCTCGACTTCATCATAATGAACGTCTTCGGAAGATTGCCCGGAACGCTGATGCTGACCATGCAAGGCGCAGCCGTGTACTCCCAGCAATACCGCCTCTTCTTCGTTCTTCTTTTCATCAGCATTGCTCTCACCTTCGTTCTTTATCTGGCCAGAGGTTTTCTGATCAGGAAGATCGTCAGGGCAGTGCGCAGGACGCGCGTCTTCCTTCGCCGCAAGTAATTTGAAACAAATGGCTTTTTTTTCACATTCCTTCTTGACAGAATGTTTTATTAATATACAATAAAAAATAAATAGATTTGCGCTACAAAAACCTAAAGCGAGGGGGAATCATGGCGACAAGATGCTCGACGAAAAAAAGTAAGGCGGCAACGGCAGTAAAGGCGGAAACAAAGAAGACGGTCAAGGCGCCGGCGAAGAAAGCCGCACCCGCGAAGAAAGCCGCACCCGCGAAGGCGAAACCAGCGGCGGCGAAACCCGCAGTAAAAAAGGCCGCACCGGCAAAGGCGAAACCCGCAGTGAAGAAAGCCGCACCCGCGAAGGCGAAACCAGCGGCGGCGAAACCCGCAGTAAAAAAGGCCGCACCGGCAAAGGCGAAACCCGCAGTGAAGAAAGCACCGGCAAAAAAGGCAACCGCGGCAAAGGCGAAACCGGCGGCTTCGACGACGACGAAGAAACCCGCGGCGAAGAAACCCGCGGCAAAGAAAGCGCCCGCAAAAAAGTAAAAAGGGGGCCATCCATGGCGACAAAAGGTGTAGCCGCAAAGGCGAAACCCGCAGTGAAGAAAGCTGCACCGGCAAAGACAAAACCCGCGAAGGCGAAACCAGCGGCGGCGAAGGCCGTCAACAAGAAGGGGACCAGGTATTCGTGCGGTGTATGCGGGCTCGTCGTCTCCGTGGATACTGTCTGCGACTGTGTCGAGCTCTGCGATCTTGTGTGCTGCTCGAAACCGATGCAGGTGTTGAAGAAGTAAGGTTTTAGCGCTCGTCAGCTATATTTTCGTGTCATTATCTGCCGGCACGGTGTCGATGTTGTTCCGTGCCGAGACAAGGGACGTGTCCTCTTTGGGGTTCATGTCGATCCCACGGATGACCTCGTGCAGCTTTGCATGAATGGAGTCGCGGTATCTCTCCGCCATGTCCGCGGTATCCCGGTCCCATTTGTGCGCGCTGACGAATCTGGCGAGCGCGTCGACGTATTCTGAGATGACCTGCAGTTGCACTTCAACAAGCCCGGGATTTGAATAATACAGCACTGTCCTGTGATAGGTGTCGGATATCCTCGCGCATTCGTGTTCCCACAGTTTGCTTTTCGAACGGAGCCCGAAGACCTCGTTGTTAAGTGATTCCACTGTGTCCCGCAGTCGGTCGATCTCCGCCATCTTCTCCTTGATGACCGTCTCTCTCCGCGAACGCTCGTTCTCGAGATGGCGGATCTCCGTTGCGTATTCCTTCCTCACCTCTTTCCGGATGACGGCCTTCGTTTTCCTGTAATTCGCGAGGACCTCCAACGCCCTTTCCCTGATGCTCTCGAGTTCGCTGGCCGCTGCCGCGCCGGCCGCTCGGGAT of Syntrophorhabdus sp. contains these proteins:
- a CDS encoding TVP38/TMEM64 family protein yields the protein MIRTPLVRSKTVSRILRSILALFTLLLIFLIFYSYQEGAWKEIVAYYRFFFDYKKLRLFILSFGPFAAVAFIVIQSLQVVFAPVPGEITGFVGGLIFGNTWGAILSTIGLTLGSLGAFAISRMLGLRFVEKVVKKAYIDKFNFFVTHKGLNVSFILFLIPGFPKDSLCYLLGLTRMRLLDFIIMNVFGRLPGTLMLTMQGAAVYSQQYRLFFVLLFISIALTFVLYLARGFLIRKIVRAVRRTRVFLRRK
- the tadA gene encoding Flp pilus assembly complex ATPase component TadA yields the protein MSAAMDRVSSLKNTELFRALDDGDLEKLSTKLRERVYPPNTAIVREGASGDAMFIIKNGQVEVKKREQNLGVDLTIATLGMGACFGEMALLTGKPRSATVMAIAATELFVLEKKDFDALLLEHPSISISINKIVAERIEEMNTQKTMGVVSMQTLKIDPDFITVIPEAEALKYKMLATSYGNGSLTIAMVNPQDILALDEARRLIKAKFTKSVALDQVIVTEEDFKQFMEGEYKTITKPLIEEKPEVNLDDFLDSMDHIQSDIMKDVEFDEGQEDDSGITDLAREAEGAPIIRLTNNIIAMALKKGASDIHIEPMERGLRVRYRIDGVLREEMMLPKKVQLPLISRVKIISKLDITERRLPQDGRITIKLGSKSVDFRVSTVPTKFGEKICTRILDKTNTTMGLDKLISHVPVLELVRDMIKKPYGIIYVTGPTGSGKSTTLYSSLAEINDIGVNISTVEDPVEYDLEGVNQVQVNSDIGLDFARVLRAFLRQDPDIILVGETRDTETAKIAVEAALTGHLVFTTLHANDAPSTFMRLSEMGIEPFLISTSVIGIVAQRLVRRICGKCKEAYQPDPMILKYLDLDEGTTLYKGKGCDVCGGTGYKGRVGVYEVLIVNEELRHLIAEGADTLAVRDAAIRSGMKALKEYCLILLSEGLTTVDEVLRTVAVQN